From the Rhinolophus sinicus isolate RSC01 linkage group LG02, ASM3656204v1, whole genome shotgun sequence genome, one window contains:
- the CDC42EP1 gene encoding cdc42 effector protein 1, producing MPGPQGARGAPAMNLGKLSPVGWVSSSQGKRRLTADMISPPLGDFRHTMHVGRGGDVFGDTSFLSNHHGGSGGTHRSPRSFLAKKLQQVRRVGMPSRRIASPQAPSPAPPAVSPIIKNAISLPQLNQATYDSLVVSKFSFDSSPAGSTDGHSSYGLDSGFCTISRLPRPEKPRDRDRDSSFPSEPELRRSDSLLSFRLDLDLGPSLLSELLGVMSLSEASAAETSAPASAATPPAPATNPPSSATNPPAPASSPPPRGHYPNGVTTGLGPMAEARVSPVGECPRPAADMASGRHWGAGWGTRHYTEVDARRELVEVLPQARASWESLDEEWGAPQAGSRAPVPRMVQANTFAFADAEEDDEVKV from the exons ATGCCCGGCCCCCAGGGGGCCAGAGGAGCCCCCGCCATGAACCTGGGCAAGCTCTCGCCCGTGGGCTGGGTATCCAGCTCACAGGGGAAGAGGCGGCTGACTGCAGACATGATCAGCCCCCCACTTGGAGACTTCCGCCACACTATGCACGTTGGCCGCGGTGGGGATGTCTTTGGTGACACGTCCTTTCTCAGCAACCACCATGGCGGCTCCGGGGGCACCCACCGCTCACCCCGCAGCTTCCTGGCCAAGAAGCTACAGCAGGTGCGCAGAGTGGGGATGCCGTCCCGGAGGATAGCTTCCCCACAGGCTCCCTCGCCTGCTCCACCCGCCGTCTCGCCCATCATCAAGAATGCCATCTCCCTGCCCCAGCTCAACCAGGCCACCTACGACAGCCTTGTGGTGAGCAAGTTCAGCTTCGACAGCAGCCCTGCTGGCTCCACGGATGGCCACTCCAGCTATG GCCTGGACTCCGGGTTCTGCACCATCTCCCGCTTGCCTCGCCCAGAAAAGCCTCGTGACCGAGACCGTGACAGTTCCTTCCCCTCTGAGCCTGAGCTTCGCCGCTCTGACTCCCTCCTGTCCTTCCGCCTGGACCTCGACCTTGGGCCCTCTCTCCTCAGCGAGCTGCTGGGGGTCATGAGCCTCTCAGAAGCCTCTGCAGCTGAGACCTCAGCCCCAGCCTCTGCTGCAACCCCGCCAGCCCCTGCCACAAACCCTCCATCCTCTGCCACAaaccccccagcccctgcctcaaGCCCTCCACCCCGTGGACACTACCCCAATGGGGTAACCACTGGCTTGGGCCCAATGGCTGAGGCGAGGGTCAGCCCGGTGGGAGAGTGTCCCCGCCCAGCTGCTGACATGGCCTCTGGCAGGCACTGGGGAGCAGGCTGGGGCACCCGCCACTACACTGAGGTGGATGCTCGGCGGGAGCTGGTGGAGGTGCTGCCCCAGGCTCGGGCCTCTTGGGAGAGCCTGGACGAAGAGTGGGGGGCACCCCAGGCCGGCAGCAGGGCCCCCGTGCCCCGCATGGTGCAAGCAAACACCTTTGCGTTTGCCGATGCTGAGGAGGACGACGAGGTCAAGGTGTGA
- the LGALS2 gene encoding galectin-2 isoform X1: MSGKFEIMNMNMKLGTTLKIKGKIADDTDGFVINLGQATDKLDLHFNPRFSESTIVCNSLDGNKWGQEQREAHLCFSPGSEVKFTMTFEKDEFKVKLPDGHQLTFPNRLGHNHLSYLSVQGGFNISSFKLD, translated from the exons ATGTCG GGGAAATTTGAGATTATGAACATGAACATGAAGTTGGGGACAACCCTGAAGATCAAGGGCAAGATCGCTGATGATACTGATGG TTTCGTGATTAATCTGGGCCAAGCGACAGATAAACTGGACCTGCACTTCAACCCACGTTTCAGTGAATCCACCATTGTCTGCAACTCACTGGATGGCAACAAATGGGGGCAGGAGCAACGGGAAGCTCACCTGTGCTTCAGCCCAGGGTCAGAGGTCAAG TTCACCATGACCTTTGAGAAAGATGAATTTAAGGTGAAGCTGCCAGACGGGCACCAGTTGACCTTTCCGAACAGGCTGGGCcacaaccacctgagctacctgAGCGTGCAGGGTGGGTTCAACATCTCCTCCTTCAAGCTTGACTGA
- the LGALS2 gene encoding galectin-2 isoform X2: MSGKFEIMNMNMKLGTTLKIKGKIADDTDGFVINLGQATDKLDLHFNPRFSESTIVCNSLDGNKWGQEQREAHLCFSPGSEVKAGPQPPELPERAGWVQHLLLQA, translated from the exons ATGTCG GGGAAATTTGAGATTATGAACATGAACATGAAGTTGGGGACAACCCTGAAGATCAAGGGCAAGATCGCTGATGATACTGATGG TTTCGTGATTAATCTGGGCCAAGCGACAGATAAACTGGACCTGCACTTCAACCCACGTTTCAGTGAATCCACCATTGTCTGCAACTCACTGGATGGCAACAAATGGGGGCAGGAGCAACGGGAAGCTCACCTGTGCTTCAGCCCAGGGTCAGAGGTCAAG GCTGGGCcacaaccacctgagctacctgAGCGTGCAGGGTGGGTTCAACATCTCCTCCTTCAAGCTTGA